GTAGTCGGCGGGTGCCTGGCGTTTGATGTGGGAGACGACTTCGTGCACTTCGTGGTCGGAAACAAACGCGCCCTGCAAGCGGGTGGGCTCGGCGTTGCCCGGCTGCAAAAACAAGAGGTCGCCGTATTTGAGCAGGTCTTCCGCGCCCATTTGGTCGAGGATGGTGCGGCTGTCGATTTTGCTCTGCACGGTGAAGGCCATGCGGGTGGGGATGTTGGCTTTGATCAGGCCGGTGATCACGTCCACGCTGGGGCGTTGGGTGGCGATGATGAGGTGGATGCCGGCGGCGCGGGCCTTTTGCGCGAGGCGGGCGATTTGCTGCTCCACGGCTTTGCGCTCGGTCATCATCAGGTCGGCCAGCTCGTCGATGACGACAACGATGAGCGGCAGTTTTTCCAACGGCTCGGGTTCGTCGGGGTTGAGGCTGAACGGGTTGGGGATTTTTTTCTCCGCGCTTGCCGCTTCGGCGATTTTTTCGTTGTAACCCGCGAGGTTGCGCACGCCCAGATGCGAGAGCAGGCGGTAGCGTTTTTCCATTTCGGCCACGCACCAGTTCAGCGCCTGCCCCGCTTCGCGCATGTCGGTAACCACGGGGCACAGCAGGTGCGGGATGCCGTCGTACACGGAAAGCTCGAGCATTTTCGGGTCGATCATGATGAAGCGCACTTCGTCGGGCTTGGCCTTGAACAGCATGGACATAATCATGCCGTTCACGCCCACTGATTTGCCCGAGCCGGTCATGCCCGCCACCAGAAGGTGCGGCATTTTGGCCAAGTCGCCCACCACCGGCACGCCGGCGATGTCCTTGCCCAGCGCGACGGTAAGCAGCGATTTGGCTTCGGCGAACACCGGCGAGGCGAGGATTTCGCGCAGGGTAACTTCCTGACGGCGGTCGTTGGGCAGCTCGATGCCCATGGTGTTGCGTCCGGCGATGGTTTCGACGATGCGCACCGACTGCAAGGACATCGAACGCGCCAAGTCTTTGGAAAGGCTGACAATCTGGCTGCCCTTCACTCCCTGCGCCGGTTCGATCTCGTAGCGGGTGATGACCGGGCCGGAGGTGGCCGACACCACCTGCACGTCGATGCCGAATTCCGCCAGCTTGCCTTCGATGCGCTCGGCAGTCTGTTCCAGCTTGTCGGGGTCGATGGGCAGGGCTTCGCTTTTGGGCGCGGCCAGAAGGCCGAGGGCGGGTTTGACGTATTCGCCGGACGGCGGCGGCACGGCTTCGCCTTCGCGGTCGAACAAGGCCGTCTGCACCGGCACCGGCGGGGTTACTTCAAGACGCGCGGCCTTGCGGTTGCTGCTGGCGGCGGCGGGGCGCGCCACCGGCTCGGCGGTAATGGTTTCCGCCTCCTTCACCATGCGGCGCGTGGTTTTCGCGTCGGGCATGTCCTGCCCCTTGATGTAGGCTGAACGGCGGCGCGTGGCCTTTTCCCACAGCCACTCGATGCGCGCGCCCAGGTTTTCCAGCATGTCCAGCCACGACACTTGCGCAACGAAAGAAAAGGCCAGCAAAACCAGCACCAGCGTAATCACAAAACTGCCGCTGCTGCCGAATAATTTGGCCGAAAGCCCGCCGAGCAGAAAGCCCGCCAGCCCGCCCGCGCCTACCGGCAGCGCGTCGCCCAGCTGCTGCTGCCACAGCGCGTATTCCAACACCGGACTGCACAGCAGCAGTCCCGCCAGCCCCGCCGAGGCCAGTTTCAGGCTGTACGGCCGCGCGTCGGGCGAGCGCGTCGGGCGGAAGTTTTTCCACAGCCACACCACCGCCGCCGCCACCAGCCACCACGAGGAAATGCCGAAAAGATAGTAGGACACGTCGGCGAAATACGCGCCGAACAGCCCGCCCAGATTGCGCGTTTCGCCGTCGGAGAGCACGCTGCGCGACCAGGCCGGATCGCCCATCTGGAAGCTGCCCAGCGCGACGGCGGCGTAAACGGTGAGCGTGAGGGCGAACAGCCACAGCGTGTCGCGCACGAGGTTGGACAAATGCTCCGCCCGCCGCCGCGCCGCCTCGTTGCCGGCCACGCTGCCGGGTTTGGGCGTGGTTTTGCTTTCGATTTTTTTAACGGACGCGCTGCGCCGGCGCGTGCCGGAGCCGGTGCGGCTTTCGGCGGCTTTGCGCGGTTTTTTCGGGGTTTCGGGTTTGCTGCTCATAAAGGACGGGAAGGATATTGAGGCCGTCTGAAAAGCACAGGCGGCGTGGAAAACGCGGAATTATAGAGCATTTTCGCCGCAGGCGTGGTTGGAGGCCGTCTGAAAGCGCGGCTTCGGCGCAGCCGAAACGGTTTTTCAGACGGCCTCAAAGGTTTACGGATAGCAGCCGCAGCCGAGGATGCAGGCTTGGCGCGCGCCGGTGGCCTGCGGGGGGTTGCTCGGGATTTTGCGCACCCAGCAGGCGGCCAGCCAGGCGAAGGCGGCGGCTTCGACCTGCTGGGGAGCGAGGCCGAGGGCGGCGGTGGACTGGATTTCGGCGTGCGGCAGGCGGCAGGCCAGTTCGGCCATGATGACGGGGTTGCGCACGCCGCCGCCGCAGACGTAGAGGCGGCGGCTTTCGGGTGCGGTGCGGCGGATGTCGGCGGCGGCGGTTTCCGCGGTGAAGGCGGCCAGAGTGCGCAGTACGTCGTGCGGGTTTTCGCCGCCGTTCAGGCGTTCGAGCAGGTAGGCGGGGGCGAAGAGTTCGCGGCCGGTGCTTTTGGGCGGTGTTTGTGCGAAATAGGGGTGGTCGAGCAGGCGGTTGAGCAGTTCGGGCAGGATGCGGCCTTGCGCGGCCTTTTCGCCGTTGTGGTCGTAGGGCTGCTGCCAGATGCGCTGTGTCCATGCGTCGGCAAGCATGTTGCCCGGGCCGGTGTCGAAGCCGAAGGCGGGGGCGTCGGGCGGCAGGACGCTGATGTTGGCAATGCCGCCGATGTTGAGCACGGCGCGGGTTTCGTCTGGCGCGGCAAACACGGCCTGGTGGAAGGCGGGCACGAGGGGCGCGCCCTGGCCGCCTGCGGCGATGTCGCGGCTGCGGAAGTCGCCGACGGCGGTGATGCCGGTGAGTTCGGCCAAAAGCGGCAGGTCGGCGAGTTGGACGCTGTATCCGTGTTCGGGGGCGTGGCGCACGGTTTGGCCGTGGCAGCCGAGGGCGGTGATGGCGGCGGGGGTGAGGTTTTGTTCGGACAGCAGGTTTTGCACGACGCGGGCGTAGAGGCGGGAGAGTTCCTGTGCGAGCAGGCGGCTGCGGTGGATTTCGTCTGTGCCGCTGTTTTGCAAGGCGAGCAGGTCGTTTTTCAGGCGGCCTGTGTAGGGAAGGAAGCTGTGCGCGTCGGCGGACAGGAAGCGGCTGCCGTCCATGCGGACGAGTACGGCATCCGCGCCGTCCATGCTGGTGCCGGACATGATGCCGATGTAGAGCTGGGTGGTCATAAAGGAGAGGCCGTCTGAACACGGCGGGGCGGGACAATCGGGCGCGTATTGTAGCGCGGTTGGCGGCTTGGGGAGGGGCGGCTTTTGCCGTTCGGGTAGGGTGTGTGGCGCAAGACACGCACGCGGTTTGGCTTTTTGGGGAAGGGCGCAGATTGGTCGGGCGGCGGGGAACGCGTGCGTCGCCTTGGGGCAACACACCCTACCTTGTCGGCCACGGGCGTTTTGGGGAGGCGGCTTGCCGATAAGGTTTGAGGCCGTCTGAAAACGAAGTTTCGACGCAGCCAAAAACGGATTTTGTTTTTTCAGACGGCCTTTAAGCAGAAAAAAGGTATGCGCCATACGCATACCTTTTTGTTTCGACCTTAGTTGCGGTGTTTAGAATTTGCCGCCGGAGGAGTTCACCATGTAGGTAACGGCCGCTTTGACTTCGTCGTCGGAGAGGGCTTCGTTGCCGCCTTTGGCGGGCATCATGCCTTTGTCGGTGAAGCCTTCGATGGCGTGTTTGAACAGGGTGTCTTTGCCTTTTTTGATGCGCGGCGCCCATTCGTCGTTGTGGGTGATGCGCGGGGTGTCGGGGATGGCGGAGGTGGCGGCGTGGCAGCCGAAGCACAGGCCGTCGAACACTTTTTTGCCTTCGGCCATCACGTCCGCGCCGGCGGCGGCGGGTGCGTCGGCTTTGGTGTCTTTCGCGCCTTCGGCCGGGGCGGAGGCTGCGCCGGAAGCGGCGGCTTCGGATGCACCGGAGGCGGGTGCGGCGGCCGGGGCTGCGTCGGGATCGGGGAAGTTGCCGCCGGACTGGTTGGCCATGTAGACGATGGCGCGTTTGAGTTCGAGCTCGGTCAGGTCGGACTGGCCGCCTTTGGCAGGCATGGCGTTAAAGCCGTTCCAGGCGTGGTCGAACAGGGTTTGCAGACCCTGGGCGATGCGCGGCGCCCAGTCGGCGTTGTGGGTGATTTTCGGGGCGTTGGGGGTTGCGCTGTCGGCACCGTGGCACTGGATGCAGACTTTGGCGAAGATTTTGTCGCCTTTGCGTTCGCCGACGGGCACGCCGTCGCCTTCGGTGATCGCGCCCTGGGGCTGGATGCGGGTTTGGACGGCGGCGGCGGTGGATTGTTCTACTGTGCCGGGCTGGTAGCCGCTGGTGGCCAGGCGGACGAGAAAGAAGAGGGTGGCCAAAAGGATGACGATGCCGCCGATGAGGTTGAACAGGGCGGAACCGCGGGCGTTTCTGGTGGAGGGTTGGTACATGTTTTAAGCCTCGCCGTTTTTGGTTGTGGTGGTTTGTGGTGGGGATTTGTTATGCGTTAATATCAATTAACATTAATTTGCGGATTATACTGAATCGGCCATGTCTTTCCAATCTTTAAAGTTTGGCTTACCTCAAAAAAACTGTGGAAACGGCCGTGTGTTGCAAAGGCGGGCGCGGATTTTGCCAAACGCGGGAATTGTGGGATAATGCGCGGCTTCCGTACCCGTAGCTCAGTTGGAAGAGTGTCGGTTTCCGAAGCCGAAGGTCGCTGGTTCGATCCCAGTCGGGTGCGCCATATCCGTTCAAAAGGCCGTCTGAAAACCTGTTTTCAGACGGCCTTTTTCCTGTCCGCGCGGCCGTGCGAGCATTCTGTGCTTGCCTGCGGCGCGGGTTTGCGTTATCTTATGCGCCCTTTACTTTTTTAAACACTTTGCGCTCCAATCCGATTTGGAAGCCCGCCAGCTGTCGCCGGTCATCCGTTCGCGTACCCTAAACCGCCGTTCGGAAATCCGCCATTACCCTTGTATTGCGAAGCCCGGGTTTGTTATCGGTTTGCAGGCAGAATAAAAGAGGCCGTCATGCAATTATCAGGTGCACAAATCCTTGTGCAGAGTCTGAAAGCGGAAAACGTGGAATACGTTTTCGGCTATCCCGGCGGCGCGGTGTTGGAAATCTACGACGCGCTGTTCCAATTAAACAAGTTCAAACACATTCTGGTACGCCACGAGCAGGCTGCGGTGCACGCCGCCGACGCCTATGCCCGCGTCAGCGGCAAGGTGGGCGTGGCTCTGGTTACGTCCGGCCCGGGCGCGACCAACGCCATCACCGGCATCGCCACGGCGTATTCCGATTCGATTCCGCTGGTGGTGATTTCCGGCCAGGTCGGCTCGCCCGCCATCGGCTCGGACGCGTTCCAGGAAATCGACATGGTGGGCGTGTCGCGCCCGTGCGTAAAGCACAATTTCCTGGTTACCGACATCAACGATCTGACCGTTACGGTGAAAAAAGCCTTCCAAATCGCCCGCACGGGGCGGCCGGGGCCGGTGGTGATCGACATCGCCAAGGACGTTACGCAGGCGATGGCCAAATTCAGCTATCCGCAGGAAGACATTTTCATCCGCTCCTACCAGCCGGTGCTCAACGGGCACACGGGGCAGATTAAAAAGGCGGTGCAGATGCTGGCGGCGGCCAAACGCCCCGTGGTGTATTTCGGCGGCGGCGTGGTGCTGGGCAACGCCGCGCAGGAGCTGGCCGATTTCGTCCGCCTCACCGGCGCGCCCTGCACGGCGACGCTGATGGGCTTGGGCGGCTATCCGTCCGGCGACAGGCAGTATCTGGGCATGCTGGGCATGCACGGCACATACGAAGCCAATCTGGCGATGCAGAATGCCGACGTGGTGCTGGCCGTGGGCGCGCGTTTCGACGACCGTGTGGTGTCCGTGCCGGCGAAGTTTCTCGAGAAACCGAAAAAAATCATCCATATCGACATCGATCCTTCCAGCATTTCCAAGCGCGTCCACGCCGACGTGCCGATTGTGGGCGACGTGAAAAACGTGCTGCGCGAGATGGCCGCCCTGTGGCGCAAGCAGGAATTGCAGGCCAATGAAGCTGCGCTGGCAAAATGGTGGCAGGACATCGAATCCTGGCGCGCGCGCAACTGCCTGCTGCTGCCCGAGAGCGACGTGATTCTGCCGCAGATGGTGGTGAAAACGCTGGCCGAAGTAACCGGCGGCGACGCCGTCATCACCTCCGACGTCGGCCAGCACCAAATGTTCGCCGCCCAGTTTTACCCGTTCAAACGCCCGCGCCAGTGGCTCAATTCCGGCGGGCAGGGCACGATGGGCGTCGGCCTGCCCTATGCGATGGGCGCGTATCTGGCCGACCGGTCAAAAGACGTGTGCTGCATCACCGGCGAAGGCTCGATCCAGATGAACATCCAGGAATTGTCTACCTGTTTCCAATACCGCCTGCCGATCAAAACCGTCTGCCTGAACAACGGCTATCTGGGCATGGTGCGCCAGTGGCAGGAGCTTTATTACGGCGAGCGCGAGTCGGAAACCTATTTCTCCTCGCTGCCCGATTTCGTGAAGCTGGCCGAAGCCTACGGCCATGTCGGCATGAGGATAGAAAAGCCCGCCGACGTCGAAGGCGCGCTGCGCGAAGCCCTAGCCCTGAAAGACCGTTTTGTGTTCATGGACTTCATCACCGACAAAAAACAAAACGTCTTCCCCATGGTGGGCAACGGCAAGGGTCTGGACGAAATGGTGCTGCCGCCGCACATGCGCGAGCGCAAGGCCGACAGCGACGTGAACGACGTCCACGACAGACACTACGACACAAGGAGCGTGCCATGAGACACATCTTATCCGTGCTGATGGAAAACGAATCGGGCGCGATGAGCCGCGTGGTCGGCCTGTTTTCCGCGCGCGGCTACAACATCGACTCGCTCTCCGTGTCCGCCACCGAAGACCCCACCCTCTCGCGCATGACCATCGTTACCCAGGGCAGCGGCGTGGTCATCGAGCAAATCACCAAGCAGCTCAACAAACTGATCGAAGTGGTGAAAGTGGTCGATTTGAACGAAAGCCGTTTTGTCGAGCGCGAGCTGATGCTGGTAAAAGTGCGCGCGCTGGGCAAAGACCGCGACGAAATCCTGCGCCTTGCCGAAATCTATCGCGGCCACATCGTCGATGTCAGCGAAAAAAGCTACACCGTCGAAGTAACCGGCACCACGGAAAAACTCGATTCCTTCCTCGAAGCCGCCGGAGGCCACCTGATACTCGAGACCGTGCGCACCGGCGCGGCCGGCATCGGGCGCGGCGAGAGGATTTTGAAAATCTGA
The window above is part of the Neisseria bacilliformis genome. Proteins encoded here:
- a CDS encoding DNA translocase FtsK produces the protein MSSKPETPKKPRKAAESRTGSGTRRRSASVKKIESKTTPKPGSVAGNEAARRRAEHLSNLVRDTLWLFALTLTVYAAVALGSFQMGDPAWSRSVLSDGETRNLGGLFGAYFADVSYYLFGISSWWLVAAAVVWLWKNFRPTRSPDARPYSLKLASAGLAGLLLCSPVLEYALWQQQLGDALPVGAGGLAGFLLGGLSAKLFGSSGSFVITLVLVLLAFSFVAQVSWLDMLENLGARIEWLWEKATRRRSAYIKGQDMPDAKTTRRMVKEAETITAEPVARPAAASSNRKAARLEVTPPVPVQTALFDREGEAVPPPSGEYVKPALGLLAAPKSEALPIDPDKLEQTAERIEGKLAEFGIDVQVVSATSGPVITRYEIEPAQGVKGSQIVSLSKDLARSMSLQSVRIVETIAGRNTMGIELPNDRRQEVTLREILASPVFAEAKSLLTVALGKDIAGVPVVGDLAKMPHLLVAGMTGSGKSVGVNGMIMSMLFKAKPDEVRFIMIDPKMLELSVYDGIPHLLCPVVTDMREAGQALNWCVAEMEKRYRLLSHLGVRNLAGYNEKIAEAASAEKKIPNPFSLNPDEPEPLEKLPLIVVVIDELADLMMTERKAVEQQIARLAQKARAAGIHLIIATQRPSVDVITGLIKANIPTRMAFTVQSKIDSRTILDQMGAEDLLKYGDLLFLQPGNAEPTRLQGAFVSDHEVHEVVSHIKRQAPADYVDGLLSGEAAMETANAVNPNMGADDLFDRAVAFVIETRKTSISSLQRHLKIGYNRAANMMDALEEAGVVSPADVGGARKVLARKDDL
- a CDS encoding anhydro-N-acetylmuramic acid kinase, encoding MTTQLYIGIMSGTSMDGADAVLVRMDGSRFLSADAHSFLPYTGRLKNDLLALQNSGTDEIHRSRLLAQELSRLYARVVQNLLSEQNLTPAAITALGCHGQTVRHAPEHGYSVQLADLPLLAELTGITAVGDFRSRDIAAGGQGAPLVPAFHQAVFAAPDETRAVLNIGGIANISVLPPDAPAFGFDTGPGNMLADAWTQRIWQQPYDHNGEKAAQGRILPELLNRLLDHPYFAQTPPKSTGRELFAPAYLLERLNGGENPHDVLRTLAAFTAETAAADIRRTAPESRRLYVCGGGVRNPVIMAELACRLPHAEIQSTAALGLAPQQVEAAAFAWLAACWVRKIPSNPPQATGARQACILGCGCYP
- a CDS encoding c-type cytochrome, with protein sequence MYQPSTRNARGSALFNLIGGIVILLATLFFLVRLATSGYQPGTVEQSTAAAVQTRIQPQGAITEGDGVPVGERKGDKIFAKVCIQCHGADSATPNAPKITHNADWAPRIAQGLQTLFDHAWNGFNAMPAKGGQSDLTELELKRAIVYMANQSGGNFPDPDAAPAAAPASGASEAAASGAASAPAEGAKDTKADAPAAAGADVMAEGKKVFDGLCFGCHAATSAIPDTPRITHNDEWAPRIKKGKDTLFKHAIEGFTDKGMMPAKGGNEALSDDEVKAAVTYMVNSSGGKF
- the ilvB gene encoding biosynthetic-type acetolactate synthase large subunit, which codes for MQLSGAQILVQSLKAENVEYVFGYPGGAVLEIYDALFQLNKFKHILVRHEQAAVHAADAYARVSGKVGVALVTSGPGATNAITGIATAYSDSIPLVVISGQVGSPAIGSDAFQEIDMVGVSRPCVKHNFLVTDINDLTVTVKKAFQIARTGRPGPVVIDIAKDVTQAMAKFSYPQEDIFIRSYQPVLNGHTGQIKKAVQMLAAAKRPVVYFGGGVVLGNAAQELADFVRLTGAPCTATLMGLGGYPSGDRQYLGMLGMHGTYEANLAMQNADVVLAVGARFDDRVVSVPAKFLEKPKKIIHIDIDPSSISKRVHADVPIVGDVKNVLREMAALWRKQELQANEAALAKWWQDIESWRARNCLLLPESDVILPQMVVKTLAEVTGGDAVITSDVGQHQMFAAQFYPFKRPRQWLNSGGQGTMGVGLPYAMGAYLADRSKDVCCITGEGSIQMNIQELSTCFQYRLPIKTVCLNNGYLGMVRQWQELYYGERESETYFSSLPDFVKLAEAYGHVGMRIEKPADVEGALREALALKDRFVFMDFITDKKQNVFPMVGNGKGLDEMVLPPHMRERKADSDVNDVHDRHYDTRSVP
- the ilvN gene encoding acetolactate synthase small subunit translates to MRHILSVLMENESGAMSRVVGLFSARGYNIDSLSVSATEDPTLSRMTIVTQGSGVVIEQITKQLNKLIEVVKVVDLNESRFVERELMLVKVRALGKDRDEILRLAEIYRGHIVDVSEKSYTVEVTGTTEKLDSFLEAAGGHLILETVRTGAAGIGRGERILKI